In Gemmatimonadaceae bacterium, the following are encoded in one genomic region:
- a CDS encoding CHRD domain-containing protein yields the protein MKYSMITILAAGFAVSACGGGSSAGGLDAEQNYLFALTPGAEVPAPKPTTASGTVSIVVFPTSIDYQISASSITGITMAHIHNGAPGVAGSVVVTLFSPATPTVAINGVFVSGTITQGTLPAGVTLESVKTLLLSGNAT from the coding sequence ATGAAGTATTCGATGATCACGATTCTGGCGGCGGGCTTCGCCGTATCGGCATGCGGCGGCGGCAGCTCCGCCGGTGGCCTGGACGCGGAGCAGAACTATCTCTTCGCATTGACGCCGGGCGCAGAGGTGCCGGCGCCGAAGCCGACCACCGCGAGCGGAACCGTGAGCATCGTCGTCTTTCCGACTTCGATTGACTATCAGATCAGCGCGTCGAGCATCACCGGAATCACGATGGCGCACATTCATAACGGCGCGCCGGGAGTCGCGGGTTCAGTTGTGGTGACACTGTTCTCGCCGGCAACCCCGACCGTCGCGATCAACGGCGTGTTCGTGAGCGGGACGATTACCCAGGGCACTCTACCCGCCGGCGTTACGCTCGAATCCGTCAAGACGCTGCTTCTGAGCGGTAACGCTACGTGA